GGGCAGGCCCGACTCTCGGCTGATGACGTGTGCCAGCCCCAGCGCTTTGACTTCCGGCGTGACCAGCACGTCCACGCCCCCAGGAATCAGGGCCGCCAGTGCCTTGCCCGCCGCCTCGGTGACTTCGGTGTCGCCCAGCATGTTGAAGAGGGCGATATTGACGCCCGGCGCAACCTCGACGACGGGCAAATCGCGCGTGACCGTTCCCACCTGTACCCGGTAAATGCGGCGCTGGCCGTCTGATGAAGCGCCCGGCGCGGCTGACTGATCTGCATTGTTCACGGCTGAGCATTGTAGCGAAAACGGGCTGGGTGGTGGCCGGGAGCCAGCGTTCGAGAAATGCTGGTCTGGGCCTTATCCCTTTGACCCGCTCCTGGCATGCTCTGGGCTTCCCGCTCACTGAGAGCCAAAAAAAGGGGAAGTGGGCACGCTGGCCAGACTTCCCCTGGATGAACTTCCCCGCTACGGTGTGCTGCTCAGCCCGCGCAGGGTGTCTTGACGATCTCTTCTTCGCTGAGGTGCAGGTCGGCCCACTCGCCGATGGCCCCGATCACTCGCTGGAGCTCCTGCCCGCCAGGGGTCAGGGTGTAAATGCTGCGGGCCAGCTTGCCCTGGGCTTCCTGGTCGGTGGCCTTGCTGATGATGCCGAGCGTTTCCAGACCTTCCAGTCGCTGGGTCAGGGTGGCGCTGTTGCACCCGCCGATGGCCCGCGAAAGCTCGTTGAACCCCTTGGGACCGGCCAGGAGTGAGCGCACGATATGCAGCACCCACTTTTCTTGCAACACGCCGATGGCCCGGTAGACCGGGCAAAAGATGTCGTGCTGTTCCTGAATCATGCTAGAAGTATACACGCCATCCATCCCCAAATTGCTAGGCTGGACACACTGCTTGACTTTTTAAACCGATTGGATTATTCTTCTGCCATGACCGCGACACAGATCCATCCCAGCACCGTCAAAGAAGCCATCGAAACCCGCCGCAGCATCCGCAAGTTCGTGCAGGAGCCGCTCGACCAGAATGACCTGCGCGAGATCCTGCGTCTGGCCAGCCTCGCCCCCAGCGCCAACAACGTGCAGACCTGGCGTGTCGCGGTGATCCAGAATCCCGACCTCCAGACCAAGTTACAGGAGGCGTCATACAACCAGGGGCAGGTGACCAGTGCTCCCGCCGTGTTGGTGGTGTACAGCGACATGGAAGACGCCCTGAACACCATCGAGCAGACCCTGCCCGCCAGCATGAGTGAGGAGGAGCGCAAGACCCGTGCCGAGGGCTTCCGCAAGAATTTTGCCGGAATGGACACGGCCCAGCGCGGTCAGTGGGGCCTGGCGCAGGCCAATATCGCCTTCGGCTTCCTGATGCTGGCTGCCCGCAGCCTGGACTACGACACCGTGCCGATGCTCGGCTTCCAGCCTGAAAAGGTCAAGGAACTGCTGGGCCTGCCGGAGCACGTGCAGTTTGCTGGCCTGCTGCCTCTCGGCAAACGCGCCGAGGACGGCTTCCCGCACCACCGCCACGACGTCGAGCGCGTCGCCACCTTCTACTGACTACTGAGTTCCGAATCCAGATTTCTGGCCCTGCCCGCGTGGTGGGGCTTTTTTCTTGCCTGGGGTCGCGGCCTGGCCGCTCAGCGCGGCGGCAGCCTCACGGTGCCGAGCATGTACTGGCCGAGTGCCTGGATGGCGCTGTAGAACTGATCGAATTCCACAGGCTTGACGATGTAGCTGCTGGCGTGGTTCTGGTAGCTGCGCAGAATGTCTTCCTCGGCCTGTGAGGTGGTGAGTACCACCACTGGAATGGTCCGGAGCGCTGGGTCGTCCTTGAGTTCGGCCAGCACCTCCAGCCCGTTCTTGCGCGGCATGTTGATGTCGAGCAAAATGACGTCGGGGCGCGGCGACGCGGCGAACTCGCCCTCCCGGCGCAGGATCTGCATGGCCTCCACACCGTCTCGGGCCACCTGCATGGCGGTGGGCAGGTTGGCGTCGAGAAACGCCTCCTGGGTCAGGATCACGTCCGGCTCGTTGTCCTCGACCAGCAGAATCTGAATGGGGGCGTGAGTGGGCATCTTCACAGAGTCTAAAGCTTTTGGCTGGCCGGGGCGGCTGACGGTGAGCGTCCCGGTGTTCATCCAGCCTCCGCGTGGCCTGTCTGTCGCCCACTGTGGGCCTGCCTGGCGCGGTACTGCCGGGCCACCGCCGCGATCTTCAGGCCGCGCCGGGTGAGCTGTGGGTGCGGATGGACGCCTGCCTGGCCGCTCAGGCCCAGGCTGTAGAGCGTGCCGAGAATCTCCGGGCGGCGTGTCAGGTCAACGTCGTCCGCCTGCCAGTGATCCAGCGTCTGACGCAGCCGGGCGGCCACCAGCGACGGTGCGGCCTGTGGGTCGAGTAGCATCCGGACCTGTTCCTGCGGACGGGCGGGCAAGCTGAGCAGGCCGCTGCGGGCGACCTCGTGCAGGGTGGCGAGCTTCATCTGGGCGCGGCCCAGGCTGTGGCTGCCCAGCGGACGGCGCAGCAGCGGTTCAGTCAAATTGATCAGGTGCTGGGCGGGCCGAGCGGGCAAGGCGCAGATCAGCCGCGCCCAGCCGTGCTGAAGCTGATCGGCCACGCCCCAGCGCGCTGCCTCGTCGGCAAGAATGGCGGCGACCAGCCCGGCGTCCACCCCGTAGCGGCGGGCAGCCAGCGTAAGGGCCTGGTCTTCGGCAGCGCGGCGGGCCTGAAAGTCGAGGGCGAGATTCATGTCCTGAGCTTGCTGCAATCCCATGCAGGTTTCGTCATCCGAAAGTCAAGATTCAGTGCAGGTCGGCAAGTGGAGTGTCCCGGCTGACAGGCGGCGAGTCGCGCGGCAAAATCTTATGGCTGGCCCACACGGCGGACACGCTCAGCAAGACGTGAAGCTGAAAAGTACATTCAAGTGCTGCAAGTTCTCTCCGGCCCCAACTCCCAGGTGTCAGGTTAAAGTTAAGCTGACACGATGAAACGATCTGCCGCAGCGGCATCCGGTACAGGAACACCTGGGAGAGCAACATTCGTTAGAGGAACCCGGTGGAGCAGGGGGCGAGAAGCTGCCGCCCTCGTAGCGGCCCCGGCGTGACGCCCCGCACCATTCCCGATCTGCTGGCCGGGCTGTGGCGCTTGCCCTGGCTGCGGCTGCTGGTGTACCTGATCCTGCTGGTGCTGGTGCTGGTGCTGGCCCGGTCGCTGACCAGCGTGCTCGTCACTGCTCTGGTGGCTTACACCCTGGCTTTTCTAGTCAACCCGCTGCTGGGCTGGCTCCAGCGCCGGAAAGTGCCGCGTCCGCTGGGGGTGCTGCTGGTGCTGGTGGTGCTGCTGGCCGTCACTGCGCTGCTGAGCTGGACCGTGCTGGCCCAGGTGGTTGTCCTGGTGGGTCAGTTGCCCGCGCTAATTCCCCGCCTGCCCGATCTGATCGGGGGGCTGCTGACCCGGCTGAGCGGCGTGCCGGGTCTGGAGAACGCCCAGCAGCAACTCACCACCTTTCTGACCGCGCAGGCCCAGCAGCTCAGCACCCATCTGGGGCCGACCCTGCAGCGCCTGTTCACGTCGGGCAGCACTGTGCTGGGCGGGGTGGTCAGCGCCGTGGGCTGGATCGGTCAGGGCGCGCTGATCGTGATTCTGAGCGCGTATTTCATGCTCGACTACGAGCGGGTGGGGCAGGGGCTGATGCGGGTGTTGCCGCTGACCTGGCAGCCGGGGGCGCGCCAGATCTCCTGCGATGTCGGTGAGTCGTTCGGCGGTTACCTGCGCGGACAGTTGCTGGTGGGCCTGGCAGTGGGCGTGCTGGTGGCGCTGGGACTTCTGGCACTGGGCATTCCCAATGCGCTGGCGATTGGTCTGCTGGCGGCGGTGCTGGACATCGTGCCGTACCTGGGGCCGGTGATCGCCGCGCTGCCTGCCGTGCTGCTGGCCCTGCCCAGCGGCTGGATCACGGTGCTGCTGGTCATCGGGGTGTTTGTCGTCGCCAACCAGATTGAGGGCAATTTTCTCTCGCCGTACATCCTCGGCAAAACCACCGATCTGAGTTCGGCGGCGGTGCTGCTCTCCATCCTGGCGGGCCTGACCCTGGGCGGTCTGGTCGGCGCGGTGCTGGCGATTCCGGTGGTCACGCTGCTCAAGAAATGGACCGAGCGTTACTGGCTGCCCAGCACCGCCCACGACGCGCCCCCGAAGCCCTGAGCCGCTCCTGAAATGCTGCTCAGCTGTGCTAGCCTCGCCCCCATGATTGTGGTGAAAGTCGGCGGCAGCGCCGGTATCGATTACGACGCGGTGTGCGCTGATCTGGCTCAACTGTGGCACAGCGGGAAAAAACTCATTCTCGTTCATGGCGGCAGCGGTGAGACCAACCGGGTGGCCGGACTGCTGGGCCATCCGCCCCGCTTCATCACCAGTCCCAGCGGGTACACCTCGCGCTTCACTGACCGCCAAACGCTTGAAATCTTCGAGATGGTCTACTGCGGCAAGATCAACAAGGGCATCGTGGAGCGGTTGCAGCGCCTGGGCGTCAATGCGGTGGGCCTGTCGGGCCTGGACGGGCGCATCTTCGAGGGCAAGCACAAGGACAGCGTGCGCTCCGTCGAGAACGGCAAGGTGAAGGTGCTGCGCGGCGACCACACCGGCACTGTCGAGAAGGTCAACACCCAGCTGATCGAGTTGCTGCTCGGCGCGGGCTACCTGCCGGTGCTGACCCCGCCTGCCGCCAGTTACGAGGGCGTGGCCATCAATGTGGACGGGGACCGGGCCGCCGCCGCGCTGGCTGTGGCCATGAAAGCCGAGGCCATGCTGCTCCTCTCCAACGTGCCGGGCCTGCTGCGCGACTTTCCCGACGAGGCCAGCCTGATTCGCTCGATTCCGGCGGCTGATGTGGAAAGTTACCTAGAGTTCGCCCAGGACCGCATGAAGAAGAAGGTGCTGGGCGCGGCGGAAGCGGTGGCGGGCGGGGTGGGCCGGGTCATTTTCGGCGACGCCCGCGCCGGACAGCCGATCAGCGCTGCGCTGGCCGGAGCCGGGACCGTGGTGCAGTAGGTGAGAGTCGCGGCAACGAACGCCCGTCTGGGCGCGTATCTCGAAGTATGACTTACGGCAGAACGGCCCACACCAGCGAACTGATCGTCACGACCACCAACGACCTCGAAGGCTTCCGGGTGGTGCGGCACATCGGCGTGGTACGCGGCCTGACGGTGCGTTCCCGCAGCGTGCTGGGCAATCTCGGCGCGTCCTTGCAGACTATTCTGGGCGGCAACATCACCATCTATTCCGAACTGGCCGAGAAGGCGCGCGGCGAGGCCTACGACCTGATGGCGCAGCATGCCCGTGAACTTGGCGCGAACGCAGTACTGGCGATGCGCTACGACGCCAACGAGATCACCGACGGCGTTACGGAAGTGCTGGCCTACGGCACGGCGGTCACGGTTGAGCCGCGCTGAAGGCCAGCGTCCAACGCCCGACTTATCGGCCCCCGAATTGCTGGCATTCCTGGGTGCACGCGGCGGGCAGGAATACTCGGTGGCCCTGGTCACGCCCGCAGCGCCCGCCCGCAAAAAGGGTCAGGTGCCTGCCCCCGCGCCGCAGCGCCCGCGCTACTGCTTCACCCTGCGCGGCGCGGCGGTGGAGGCCACCGGCCCCGCCGGACTGACCCGCCAGCTCTCACAGGCCGCCTTCTTGCAGGTGTTCGGCGCTCACCGCTTTGCCGAGCTGACACCCACCGGGCAGCTCAGCGACCTCGGCCCACTGTTTGCTGCCCCCTGACGGGCAGGCCCTGATCAATGTGTTGGAAAGCCATGAACACCTGGCGGCGGCAGAATGTTAAGCTGGGTTCAGAGTGAATAGAGCCAGGACAAATCCAGAATGATTCAGGGTCTCTTTTCAGATGTGCCGCTGATCGGCGTGCTGTCGCTGCTCCATGAAACCGGGCAGACCGGCGTGCTGGACGTGGACGCCGAATTGCCGTTCACGGTGGCCTTTGCGCGTGGGCAGGTGGTCGAAGGCGGCATCCTCGACTGGACGGGCCTCGACGCCCTGCATGCCAGCCCGATGCTGCCGACCAGCGGCAGTTTCTCGTACATGCGCCGCGACGTGACTGGCAGCGCCATCTCGCCCTTCGAGCAGTTCACCACCGACTGGGCGCGCATCAGTGACGAGTGGGCGCAGATCGGCACGGTGATCAGTAGCCCCAGCGTGGTGCTCAGCGGCCCGATGCCCCTGTTCGATCAGGAAAAGGGCCGCAGCGTGCGCGCCGCCGCCCGCGACGCGGGATTGCCGCTGTTCGAGGTGGCCGCCCGCGCCGCCGACGCCGTGCAGGCGGGCAAGTTGCGTCCCACCGGACGCTACGCCTGGTACGGCCTGCGGCTCAACCACCAGGGCCAGCGCCAGAGTGCTCTGGCACGCGCCCTCAACGGCAATCTCAACCTCGGCGAGATCGTCGAGCGCGGCTTCTCGCCCAGCGAGGTGCGCGCCTATCTGATGGCCGAGATTCGAATGGGCCTGCGCTTTTCCGGCAGTGGCTGGGTACTGCGCGACCTGATCTGGGAGACCGAGCGCGAAACCCACGCCAGCAGCGACTTCATGCTTTAAGAGAACGTCTCATCTGTATGTTCGGTGACAGCCCATGAAGAGTGCTTCATGCGGCTGTTTTCTCGCACATTTAAGCCAGCTAAGCCAAAAGTAATGCTCTCTTCAGTGTCTGCTGAAGGTTCACCCAGCGCTGCATGAGCCTCGTCTCAGCAATGCCCGGCGTGAAATCGCCACACTGTGACCGTACAACTCCAGACTACTGGCGATGGCGGATTTTTTCTGCGCGGGTTGAGATCTGTCCAGACCAAGACCCCAGAGAACATCCCCAGGACAGGCTGATCTGATCTCACTGTTTTAAGGAGCCCATATGACGCAGAGCAACATGAACCTGATTCGTCTGTCTGACCTTTCGCGCGACCAGAACTACAACTTCAGCGGTGACGGCGTTTACGATCCCACCGGCTACATCGCCTACGGCATGAACGGTGACAAGATCGGCACCATCCGCGACGCGCTGGTGCAGTCCGATACGGGCCGCATCCAGTACTTCGTCGTGGACGCGGGCGGCTGGTTCAGCTCCAAGGAAGTGCTGGTGCCGGTGGGCCACAGCCGCCTGGAGAACGACGGCGTGTACTTTGACGAGCTGAGCAAGGACCAGGTGGGTGGCCTGCGCGCCTACAACGTCAACGAGACCTACGGCGACGAGTACCGCGAGTCCGATGAGCGCGTCCTGCGCGGCGTGGACAAGAACCCGGCGCTGGCCACCGACACGGCGGCGCGTACCAACTACCAGGAGAAGGCTTACAAGACCCCCGACAAGCTGCAACTGCTCGAGGAGCGTCTGGTCGTCGCCAAGGACCGCTTCAAGGCGGGCAGCGTCGAGATCGGCAAGCACGTCGAGACGCATCAGGAAAACGTCAACGTGGCCTTGCAGCGCGAGGAAGTCGTTATCGAGCGTCATACCGTGACCGATGCCCGCCCGGTGGACGGCGCAGTGCTGGGTGCCGACAGCAAGACCATGAACATCGATCTGGAAGCCGAGCGTGCCAACGTCAGCAAGCAGGCGTATGTCACCGAGGAGATCAGCGTCGGCAAGCGCACCGTGACCGACAACCAGACCGTCAGTGAGACGATTGGCCGCGAGGTGCTGGACGTCAACAAGACTGGCGACGTGCGTCTAGAGAATGGTGACACCACCATGACCGAGACCAAGACCGACACCAGCCGCAAGATCTGAGGAAAAGCGCCGCAACTTTCCGCGCAGGTTGCTGCGCTGCGCCGGGGTGGGGACATAGTTCCCTGCCCCGCTTCTGTTCTCACTTTATCAGGAGTCGTCATGGCCAGTTCCGATTACAGTCCCGAAGACCTTCAGCCCACTGACCCGTTGGATCCGTCCGCCGCTGTGACCATTCGCGAAGTCCGGGCACCCCGGCCCGTGACCACCCTGACTCTGCATGAGGAGCGCGCTCTGGTCGCTGTCGAGCGCGGCGTGGGCGCTCAGATCACGGTCCAGAAGCGTGTTGTCGAGGAGGAAGTGCAGGTCTCGGTGATACTCAAGCGCGAGATTCTCGAACTGACCAGCGCCCCGGAAGGCGGCACCGTGAAATTCAACGGCGAGCTGCTGGAGCCGGGGCGTGTTTACCAGTTCATTCTGACCGAGGAGCGGCCCGTCATCGCCCGCGAGGTCTATCCGGTGGAGCAGATCGAGATCCGCAAGGAATGGATCAGTGAGCAGCGCCAGCAGACCCTGACCCTGGGCCGCGAGGTGCTGGACATCAGCGGCCCGGCTGACCTGATCCGTGAGCAGACGCAGCCCGAACAGGACAGGTCGGCGGCCCGGCCGATTCTGGTGGGCCAGGAACCGGTCCTGACCACGCTGAACAAGGAGGGCGAGCCAGCTCAGGCCCTGCCGCCCGCCGACGACGCGCCGAAC
This portion of the Deinococcus rubellus genome encodes:
- a CDS encoding winged helix-turn-helix transcriptional regulator, encoding MIQEQHDIFCPVYRAIGVLQEKWVLHIVRSLLAGPKGFNELSRAIGGCNSATLTQRLEGLETLGIISKATDQEAQGKLARSIYTLTPGGQELQRVIGAIGEWADLHLSEEEIVKTPCAG
- a CDS encoding nitroreductase family protein translates to MTATQIHPSTVKEAIETRRSIRKFVQEPLDQNDLREILRLASLAPSANNVQTWRVAVIQNPDLQTKLQEASYNQGQVTSAPAVLVVYSDMEDALNTIEQTLPASMSEEERKTRAEGFRKNFAGMDTAQRGQWGLAQANIAFGFLMLAARSLDYDTVPMLGFQPEKVKELLGLPEHVQFAGLLPLGKRAEDGFPHHRHDVERVATFY
- a CDS encoding response regulator, with product MPTHAPIQILLVEDNEPDVILTQEAFLDANLPTAMQVARDGVEAMQILRREGEFAASPRPDVILLDINMPRKNGLEVLAELKDDPALRTIPVVVLTTSQAEEDILRSYQNHASSYIVKPVEFDQFYSAIQALGQYMLGTVRLPPR
- a CDS encoding DUF1402 family protein, translated to MNLALDFQARRAAEDQALTLAARRYGVDAGLVAAILADEAARWGVADQLQHGWARLICALPARPAQHLINLTEPLLRRPLGSHSLGRAQMKLATLHEVARSGLLSLPARPQEQVRMLLDPQAAPSLVAARLRQTLDHWQADDVDLTRRPEILGTLYSLGLSGQAGVHPHPQLTRRGLKIAAVARQYRARQAHSGRQTGHAEAG
- a CDS encoding AI-2E family transporter gives rise to the protein MTPRTIPDLLAGLWRLPWLRLLVYLILLVLVLVLARSLTSVLVTALVAYTLAFLVNPLLGWLQRRKVPRPLGVLLVLVVLLAVTALLSWTVLAQVVVLVGQLPALIPRLPDLIGGLLTRLSGVPGLENAQQQLTTFLTAQAQQLSTHLGPTLQRLFTSGSTVLGGVVSAVGWIGQGALIVILSAYFMLDYERVGQGLMRVLPLTWQPGARQISCDVGESFGGYLRGQLLVGLAVGVLVALGLLALGIPNALAIGLLAAVLDIVPYLGPVIAALPAVLLALPSGWITVLLVIGVFVVANQIEGNFLSPYILGKTTDLSSAAVLLSILAGLTLGGLVGAVLAIPVVTLLKKWTERYWLPSTAHDAPPKP
- a CDS encoding [LysW]-aminoadipate kinase, which produces MIVVKVGGSAGIDYDAVCADLAQLWHSGKKLILVHGGSGETNRVAGLLGHPPRFITSPSGYTSRFTDRQTLEIFEMVYCGKINKGIVERLQRLGVNAVGLSGLDGRIFEGKHKDSVRSVENGKVKVLRGDHTGTVEKVNTQLIELLLGAGYLPVLTPPAASYEGVAINVDGDRAAAALAVAMKAEAMLLLSNVPGLLRDFPDEASLIRSIPAADVESYLEFAQDRMKKKVLGAAEAVAGGVGRVIFGDARAGQPISAALAGAGTVVQ
- a CDS encoding YbjQ family protein — protein: MTYGRTAHTSELIVTTTNDLEGFRVVRHIGVVRGLTVRSRSVLGNLGASLQTILGGNITIYSELAEKARGEAYDLMAQHARELGANAVLAMRYDANEITDGVTEVLAYGTAVTVEPR
- a CDS encoding DUF4388 domain-containing protein, which translates into the protein MIQGLFSDVPLIGVLSLLHETGQTGVLDVDAELPFTVAFARGQVVEGGILDWTGLDALHASPMLPTSGSFSYMRRDVTGSAISPFEQFTTDWARISDEWAQIGTVISSPSVVLSGPMPLFDQEKGRSVRAAARDAGLPLFEVAARAADAVQAGKLRPTGRYAWYGLRLNHQGQRQSALARALNGNLNLGEIVERGFSPSEVRAYLMAEIRMGLRFSGSGWVLRDLIWETERETHASSDFML
- a CDS encoding PRC and DUF2382 domain-containing protein; the protein is MTQSNMNLIRLSDLSRDQNYNFSGDGVYDPTGYIAYGMNGDKIGTIRDALVQSDTGRIQYFVVDAGGWFSSKEVLVPVGHSRLENDGVYFDELSKDQVGGLRAYNVNETYGDEYRESDERVLRGVDKNPALATDTAARTNYQEKAYKTPDKLQLLEERLVVAKDRFKAGSVEIGKHVETHQENVNVALQREEVVIERHTVTDARPVDGAVLGADSKTMNIDLEAERANVSKQAYVTEEISVGKRTVTDNQTVSETIGREVLDVNKTGDVRLENGDTTMTETKTDTSRKI
- a CDS encoding YsnF/AvaK domain-containing protein, with amino-acid sequence MASSDYSPEDLQPTDPLDPSAAVTIREVRAPRPVTTLTLHEERALVAVERGVGAQITVQKRVVEEEVQVSVILKREILELTSAPEGGTVKFNGELLEPGRVYQFILTEERPVIAREVYPVEQIEIRKEWISEQRQQTLTLGREVLDISGPADLIREQTQPEQDRSAARPILVGQEPVLTTLNKEGEPAQALPPADDAPNNTSGG